AATAACGATCGTGTTGTTGAAGACCGGACCGCCGCCCAGCGCGTGATTCGGCACCACGGTGCCGGCGGTTCGCGGCACCATCAGCTCGGGACCGCGCTCGCCGACGAGGATCGCGCGGCCGCCGGCATAGTCGCCGCCCGAGGCCAGTTGCTTGGGCATGATCCCGGAGCCGAGCACGCCGGCGACATCTTGCGCAGAGTCGCCGAACCGCATGTAACGGATCATGTCAAGGATCGACCCGACCGCCGTTTCGCCTGCCCCCTTGAAAAACTGCTGATACGCGACGGCGGCGACGATCTCTTTCGATCCTCGGATCACTACGTCCTTGAGCGAGCCGGAACCCCCGAATAGCCAATCGGCAAACGCCTGCGACGTCTGCTTGCCCCATCCGTCGACCGACTTGATCAGTTCCTGGAATCCAGCCGCCATCTCGTCCTTCGTCTGTTTCATCGCCTCGACCACGCCGAAGGCCCGCGACCACGTCTCGGGCTGGATCAAGCCGCGCTCGAGCAGATCGGTCATGTCCGCTTGCAGGCGCTCAGCCTCTTCGACGCGCGCGCGATCGGATCGACTGGCCAACGAATTGACGGCCTGCAGTCGGGCACGCAAATCATCGTCAGCAACTTCCCTGGCTGACTTGCTGCCCCAGGCTCGACGCTCGGCGGCCGCCTCTTCCTCGAGCATGTCGATGCGATCCTTTTCGACGTCGACTTCGCGCTTCTTGGCGTCGATGATCAGCGCGGACATCAGCAGCTCTTGCTGCGCCCACTTCGCGCTCGCGGCGAAGCGCCCCGCCTGCACCTCGTAGAGCGCCTTTTCATAGGCCGAGTTGATGCCGACCTGCGTCGCGCGTTCTCGCAGCGACTCTATCTCGCGCAGGATCGCCGCGTTCGGGTCTTTCGCGGCGCCACCGACAGCGCCGGTCGCGTCGACACGCGGCGCCTCTGGCTTCGGGCCGATGAAAATCGACAGTTGATCGGTCGCGATCTGGCGTGCCGCGTCATCCGCGCGGCGATTCAGCACCTTGACCCATCGGTCGAGCTGCTGGGCCGCGACTTCCATCCGCGATCGCAGCCGCTCATCCTGATCCGCCGGCGAGCCGAGCACGAAGTCCCAGATGGACGTGTCGCCGGTCTCCACCTTGCGCGCGAGTTCGGCGCGCATCAGCGTGAGCTTGCCGAGTTCCTTCGCCGCATCGGCGGCCGCCTGCTCGGGGCCCTTGAACGCCGACCCCAGCGCATCGGCGAAATCGAACCCCGCTTGCCGCGCCTGGTTGAACTGCTGCACGATCTCGAGCAGAACCGGGATGAACTCCGACGCAAGCTGCGTCTTCGCCATGCCGGCCTCGTACTGCAGGCGCAGGTACGCCTTTTCGAGTGCATCCGCCTGCTTGGCCTGCTCTGCGGTCACCCGCGCGCCCTCGAGCCCGGCTTCGGCGAGGTCTTTGAGGAACGGGATGGCGTCGGCGCCCGCCCGGCCCAGCAATGCGATAGCAAGCTCGGACTTGCGCCGCGTATCGGCAAACTGGTCGAGCGCTCGCGCGGTCTCGACCAGCAGCGCCGTCGAGTCCGCGAACTGCGCTGGATCGATGCCCAGGATCCCCAGGCCGACTCCGCGCGCTTGCTTGTTTGCGCGGCCAGAATCGACTGGTTCAGCTTCGTGACGATCGAGACGACCTTTTCGACGCCGATCCCGGCCTCTACGGCGACTCCCAGCGTGCGCGATAGGTTTTCGACGCTCGTGCCGGCCGTCTCGGCCGCGCCCTTGAGACTCGCCAGGTCGTGCACGGCCGAGGTAAACGCCTTCGTGAGCGCCGTGATCAGCGTGCCACCCAGCGCGATCTCGATACCCCGGCGAAGCGTCTTGAACGCGGCTTCGATGTCGTCGACACCGCGCTTGGCGATCGACTTCGCCTCGCCCATGTCGCGCCGCAACTGCGCGACTTCCGCTCGCATCTCGAATACCAGCTCGCCGACGGTTTTCTTAGCCACGGTTCCCCGCCTCGATAACTGCGTGTTCCATGATTTGCACCCGCGCGAACGTTTCGGCGTCGACGTCCATGCCCAGACGACGCCAGGCCGCATCAGCCGCGGTGTAGTCCAGCCCCGCCTCGCGCACCACCGTCGGGCCCATCCCGCCGCCCAGGACCACGAATCGCCACTGCGTGCCCACTGCGAGGAAGGCCTCCACCGCCGGCCAGTTTTCGTCGAAGACCTCGACGCCCGGAGTCGTCGATGCGCGCGCTGGCCATCAGCCGCCGCGTCGACTCGTCGTCAAGCCCGAGCGTCGCGGCCTGCCGGCGCAGGTCCGCCCCGTCGTCGGCCGCACGGCGCGGGCGACGCCAGGCCCGCGCGGCCGCCTCTAGTTTCCCCGCACAATCCCCCGCATCCGGGCCAGATACGCGCGCCAGATGACCAGGTCGAGCCAGGGGTACTCGTCGAGCAGCGATGCCAGTGCCGCCGCGCTGAACGCCGACTCAGGCTCGTCCCAGCCGATCACCACATCGGCAAGCGCCTCGTCGATCGGCCGGGATGTCATCGCGTCGATCTGACTGCGCGACAGTGGCTTGCAGCGCAGCGTGAGAGCGCCGAAATCCTCGCCCCCCGGCGCGGTGACATCGACGACCAGGTCGAACTCGGGAATCGGCGCGCGTTTGAATTTCATGGCGGCTCAGGTCAAGGTCAGTGTGATCTCGTCGTTGCCGGTGCTCGGCAGGAAGAGCAGATCGGTCGCGATCATCACGACGTCGTCCGGCGCGTTCGCGTAGCGCGGGTTGATCACCTGCACCGCCGGCGCCTCGAGCGTCACGATGTTGCCGGCCGTGGTTCCGTGCACGAGCTCGACCGCGTCGGTCGTGGCCACCTTTGCGGCCGCAAACCAGTCGTAGGTGGCAACCGTCGGCGCCTCGAACTGCGCAGACCCCTGCGGCGATCGGCCGGTGATCGCGATGCGGTCTTCGCAGTTGATCAGGTTGCGGTGCGAGAGCCGGTTTGCCAGGTCGAGCGCGAACGACTCGAGGCACGGCGTCTCGCCCAGCAGATCGACCGTCGTCTCGGTGCGATTGAAGAGCACCGGCGTCGCCTGATTCGCGAACGTCGCCGTGCCAGGCGTCGAGTCGGCGGCCGCGTTGTAGACCCCCCACAGTGTGAAGGTCAGGACCGGGATGTCTTCGCGCGTCGCGCTCAGGCGCACCGTACCCCGGCAGCCGGTCATCTTGTGCCGCACAGCGTCGACGTAGGGGTAGATCGTCACCGTCTTGACGCCTGGCGTCTCCGGCGCGTAGACCACGCTGGTCCCCGCGTTGACCGTCTCCGAGAAACCGCAGGCTTGCAGCAGCGGCGCCCACGCCGGCGCGGTTCCCGCCGCGCCCGACCCGGAGAGCTCGACCTCGATTTCGATCTCGCTGTAGACGTCCGCCGGCATCTGCGGCGAGTTGCCGAAAAAGTTTCGGATCTTGTCGCGCGAGCGATTCGTTGCCCGCACCGGTGTCACGTCGGCCCGGCGCACCGATATCGCGTTCGAGCCGACGGTCGGCGTCGGGTCGGTGCCTTCCGTCGACTCGATCTTGACCAGGATCAGCTTGTTTCGCGCGTAGCGAGTCATGTCAGGTTTCCTTCCAGAAGGCCTCAAACTCGAGCGGCAGCGCGTACACGCCGCCGTCACCCAGACGCGGCACACGCTCGCTCGACGAATCCGTGTCGACGATGTCGTCGATCGTGATGCCAGACAGCCCCGGCACCGTGCCCTGGTAGCGACCGAGCACGGCCAGCACCGCCTGCGCGACTGTGTTGCAGGCCACGACCGAGTCGGCGACGATGCCCACCTCGAACCGCGCGGTGCGCCAGGCAGTCGCCGCGCGCGTCCCTTGAATGCGTCGCAACGTCAGCGTGTCGATCACAATGGCGGGCCGCTGCGTGCGCGCGGGAATCGCTTCGGGGTAGATGCGCGTGCCAACCAGCCCGGCCAGCGTCGCGTCGGCCGTCAGCAGCTTGTAGACCGCTTCGCGGATCATGACCGCCCGCCGGCGAAGTCGCCGCGCGTCACGCGCAGGCGCGCAATCTGCCGCCACAGTTCGGCCGAGAACGCGTCGACCGCGCGCTCGCCCTCAGTATCGAATGCCCGCGCCATGAACTGCCGCTTTCGGGCGCCGGGGTGGCGCGCATGCCACCTGAGCAGCGATCTGAGCAGCGATCCGATCGTGAGCGCACGTGCCGCCTTCGGAGCGATATCGTGCGCCGTTGTACCCGTCTCAACCCAGGGCGCGTAGAACGCGCGCCCGCCCCCTGCGCCCACGGTCCCGCGCACTGCGCCATTGACGCGCGCCGTCGCGATCACCGTCTTGACACTTTCGCGCAGCACACCGGTGCGCGACGGCACCTCTGCGCGTATTGCACGCTCGAGCCGCGCGCCGGCCGCACCGAGCGCCGCTTGCAGCGCCTCGCGTGCGATCTGCTCCGAGAACGTCTCGAGCCACTTCTCGGCTTCGGCCAGCCCCTTGACGGCGACGCTGGTCATGCAACCGGGTCCGCGAGTCGGCAGACAAGCCGCAGGTCGAGCCGTCGGCCTATCGGCACGGCTGCGGTGATCGCGAAGACCTCCTCGGTGGCCTCATCGACCACGCGCATGGCAGAGCTCACGCCGTCCACGTGCAGCATTGTGATCTCGACCGTACCCGCGTCCTCGTCGACCTGCCGGTCGCGCTGCTCGCGCCCCGTGCGATACCAGACGGCGCCCCAGGCCTGCACGAACGTGGCCCAGGTCCGCGCTTCGCCACCCATCGCGTCGCGCGTGACGATCGCCTCTTCGACGGTGAGGAGGTGATCGCGGCGCCCGGCATGCACGAGCAGATCCTCTCAGGCTCAGGCCGGCGGGTTCGCCTGCGGCCCGCTCAGGGGATGACCGAGCACGCACATCGCTGACACCGGCGCGTTGCCGGTGTTGTTCGCCGGCGTGACCGTCAGCCGCGTGTAGCGCTTGAGCCCCTTGTAGCCGAGCTTGCGGCACTCCCCGTCATCCGAGAACGCGAACCCGGCCAGGGCTTCGGTGCCGATCAGGTAGGCGTCGGCCACCGCCGCGTTGTCGCTCAGGTCCGACTCGTCGCCGTCTTCGAGCAGCACGACAAACGTCGCGTCCGCGTCGGCCAGCGTGCCCGTCTGGATCATGTAGGTCACGGACTCGTAGCCTGCGCCATCGATGATCGCGCCGACCAGCGCCGTGTTGTCGGTGGCGACCTGCGGGGCGATGACCGGTTTCGGATTGATGTTCGAGATTCCGTCGCGCATGGTGTGTTCTCCTTCAGATACTCCAGACTCGCCAGGCCGCCGCGTCGCGACGGGCCTGGTCCTCGAGGTAGGGCGACACCTTGGGATCGCCCTCGAATCGCGATTGCAGGCGTTGCAGCGCCGCGTTCTTGAGCCCCTGCGGCACCGCACCTGCGGTTGCATAGCCGGCGGTGAACTCGACCACGACGGTGTCCGACAGGTCGTCGGTTGCCGACGGCCATGCTTGCTCGGCTGCAAGCAGTACGCGCCCCGGGTGCGGCCGCTCGCCCGTGCCGCGCTCGACGCGGTACACAGTGTCGGCGAGCGTCTGCAGATCTCCGGCCGCGTCGCGATACTTGATCGTAATCGTGGCCGACGCGAGCGGCGAACGAGGCAATTCGATGTACTCGTCCGCGCACGGGAACCGATCGAATGCGATCGTATAGGTGCGCACGAGCAGCGCCCGACCCGTATAGGCCTCGACCCATTCGCATGCGGCCGGGATCAGCAGATCGAAAAGCGCGTCGTGCGCATCGCCGATCACGCGGCACTGCAACCGGGCGTCGTCGTTGTCGATTGGGTATCCGCTTGCCGCCGTCTTGATCGACAGCACGCCGCCCGGCTGCGCCCTCGATGGGATCACGACCTCCATGCCTTCGGCCAGGTTGTGTGCCACCTGCGCCGGCGAGAACTCGGCCGCGGCGCCGAAGAGCTCGCGCAACCGCTC
The genomic region above belongs to Deltaproteobacteria bacterium and contains:
- a CDS encoding DUF1799 domain-containing protein, which encodes MEAFLAVGTQWRFVVLGGGMGPTVVREAGLDYTAADAAWRRLGMDVDAETFARVQIMEHAVIEAGNRG
- a CDS encoding DUF3168 domain-containing protein; translated protein: MIREAVYKLLTADATLAGLVGTRIYPEAIPARTQRPAIVIDTLTLRRIQGTRAATAWRTARFEVGIVADSVVACNTVAQAVLAVLGRYQGTVPGLSGITIDDIVDTDSSSERVPRLGDGGVYALPLEFEAFWKET
- a CDS encoding HK97 gp10 family phage protein, translated to MTSVAVKGLAEAEKWLETFSEQIAREALQAALGAAGARLERAIRAEVPSRTGVLRESVKTVIATARVNGAVRGTVGAGGGRAFYAPWVETGTTAHDIAPKAARALTIGSLLRSLLRWHARHPGARKRQFMARAFDTEGERAVDAFSAELWRQIARLRVTRGDFAGGRS
- a CDS encoding head-tail adaptor protein; amino-acid sequence: MHAGRRDHLLTVEEAIVTRDAMGGEARTWATFVQAWGAVWYRTGREQRDRQVDEDAGTVEITMLHVDGVSSAMRVVDEATEEVFAITAAVPIGRRLDLRLVCRLADPVA
- a CDS encoding phage gp6-like head-tail connector protein, which produces MSRGSRRRPAPDGAGLLVDSVEPVRAALLVDCTVDGRRLPAGTVVEGARERLRELFGAAAEFSPAQVAHNLAEGMEVVIPSRAQPGGVLSIKTAASGYPIDNDDARLQCRVIGDAHDALFDLLIPAACEWVEAYTGRALLVRTYTIAFDRFPCADEYIELPRSPLASATITIKYRDAAGDLQTLADTVYRVERGTGERPHPGRVLLAAEQAWPSATDDLSDTVVVEFTAGYATAGAVPQGLKNAALQRLQSRFEGDPKVSPYLEDQARRDAAAWRVWSI